In Candidatus Omnitrophota bacterium, the DNA window TCGGACGGTAAATGGTTTACGGTATTAAAAAGACACGGCATTGGATTATCCGGCTTTAGGCCTGCTCTGACCGCCCTCTTATGCCGCGATAATTACGGATTAAACGGTTTATCGCTTAAAAATATCAGGATTATGTTCAGGTCGTCGGCAGGCAAGGCCTTGTTAACGGATATAGGAGAGATTGTTTTTACGCGAAAAGGCATATCCGGGCCATTGGTATTGTCTGCCAGCGCGAAGGTTATTGACTGGCTTGAAAATAGAGAACAGGTTAAGGCTTTTTTGGATATGAAACCTTCACTTTCAGAGGACCGGATACAGGATAGGATATTGCGCCAAACCAAAATTTCACCCAATATGTCATTACGGGGACTGATGCGTCTTTTTTTACCGCTCCGCATGTCTGATGTTTTTCTGCAAACTCTTGGATTTGACCCGGATAAAAATTTAAGCCGCCTGCTCAAGGCAGAACGCGCCCGCGTATCAGCCCTGTTAAAAGGATTTGAACTAAAGATAAAAGGCTGCTGCGGGCTTGAGACTGCTATTATTACAAGAGGCGGGATATGCCTTAAGGGTATTGACCCCCGCACAATGCGGTCACGAAAGATAAAGGGCCTTTATTTCTGCGGAGAAATGATAGACGTTGACGCTGATACAGGCGGGTTTAATTTACAGGCGGCTTTTTCCACAGGTTATCTTGCCGGATATAGTTCCGCTATGTAACAGTGTTTTTTATATTAAGACTAATTCATCGCGTTTAGTTAATAAATATTATATTATTTTGTATTTAAGCGTATCTGCCTCAAGCTTACCTGCATTTTAAAAAAATCACTTACCCAGTATTATGGCTTGACTGCTTAACGCGGATGTGATATATTTAAAATAATCTTTTATAAAAATTAGTTAACAACTTTAATAACTTATCCAAACAGATTACCTATTTTCTTAAGAGGTTAAAAATGAAAGAGAGATTTTTTTTGCTGCCGGTAGCAGTGCTGTTTGTTGTAAACGTTATTTTTTCTAATTGTACAATTTCGCCGGTTAAT includes these proteins:
- a CDS encoding NAD(P)/FAD-dependent oxidoreductase: MPDANRVIVVGAGPAGMMASISAALSGADVTLIERNHLPGRKLLLSGKGRCNLTNACPMDEFFSHFNGKGEFLRDAFNSFFVEDLMDFFKKRGLGLKIERQNRVFPVSDKSASVLDVLEKEMRSKNVKLLTGVLFNDLIICDGTVKGVIVDSSKRMLADKVILCLGGASYPLTGSDGKWFTVLKRHGIGLSGFRPALTALLCRDNYGLNGLSLKNIRIMFRSSAGKALLTDIGEIVFTRKGISGPLVLSASAKVIDWLENREQVKAFLDMKPSLSEDRIQDRILRQTKISPNMSLRGLMRLFLPLRMSDVFLQTLGFDPDKNLSRLLKAERARVSALLKGFELKIKGCCGLETAIITRGGICLKGIDPRTMRSRKIKGLYFCGEMIDVDADTGGFNLQAAFSTGYLAGYSSAM